One region of Chlamydia psittaci 6BC genomic DNA includes:
- the pgtP gene encoding MFS transporter: MNIWTKFFQPPKHIKELDDPELVKKQYKYWRIRIFYSMFIGYVFYYFTRKSFTFAMPTLMTDLGFDKAQLGIIGSTLYISYGISKFVSGVISDQSNPRYFMALGLIVTGFTNIFFGMSSSILLFALWWGLNGWFQGWGWPPCARLLTHWYSKSERGTWWSVWSTSHNIGGALIPILTGFAIDCCGWRGAMFIPGVLCILMGLVLINRLRDTPQSLGLPSIEKFRKKQEAQKHEETTADILEEEAEKELSTREILLTYVLKNKWIWLLSFASFFIYVVRMAVNDWSALFLIETKRYVAVKANFCVSLFEIGGLFGMLIAGWLSDKISKGKRGPMNVVFSLGLLFSILSMWYSRNQDMWWLDGSLLFIIGFFLFGPQMMIGLAAAELSHKKAAGTASGFAGWFAYFGAAFAGYPLGKIAQDWGWRGFFIALLGCALLALVLFLPTWNASERSLQTRK, translated from the coding sequence ATGAATATTTGGACCAAATTCTTTCAGCCTCCCAAGCACATTAAAGAACTTGATGATCCAGAATTAGTCAAAAAACAATACAAGTATTGGAGAATCCGCATCTTCTATAGCATGTTTATAGGGTATGTCTTCTATTATTTCACAAGGAAGAGTTTTACCTTTGCCATGCCAACACTAATGACAGATCTTGGCTTTGATAAAGCGCAGCTGGGGATCATCGGAAGTACTTTATACATCAGTTACGGTATTAGCAAATTTGTTAGCGGTGTGATATCTGACCAGTCTAATCCTCGTTATTTTATGGCGCTGGGTTTAATTGTTACAGGATTCACTAATATCTTCTTCGGGATGTCTTCCTCTATCCTGTTATTTGCATTATGGTGGGGGCTTAACGGTTGGTTTCAAGGTTGGGGCTGGCCTCCATGTGCCCGTTTACTAACTCACTGGTATTCAAAATCTGAGAGAGGAACTTGGTGGAGTGTATGGAGCACTTCGCACAATATTGGTGGAGCGTTAATTCCTATTCTTACAGGATTTGCTATTGATTGCTGTGGTTGGCGCGGAGCTATGTTTATCCCTGGTGTACTATGTATTCTCATGGGATTAGTTTTAATTAATCGCCTTCGTGACACGCCCCAATCCCTAGGTCTTCCCTCTATTGAAAAATTCCGAAAAAAGCAGGAAGCGCAAAAACACGAAGAAACCACTGCGGATATTTTAGAAGAAGAAGCAGAAAAAGAGCTTTCTACTAGAGAAATCCTCTTGACTTATGTTCTGAAAAACAAGTGGATTTGGTTATTGTCCTTTGCTTCATTTTTCATTTATGTTGTCCGCATGGCTGTAAATGATTGGAGCGCTTTATTCTTGATCGAAACAAAGCGTTACGTAGCTGTTAAAGCGAATTTCTGTGTTTCTCTATTTGAGATTGGCGGACTTTTCGGCATGTTAATTGCTGGATGGTTATCTGATAAAATTTCCAAAGGCAAACGCGGTCCTATGAATGTTGTGTTTTCTTTAGGATTGCTATTCTCGATTTTAAGCATGTGGTACAGCCGTAATCAAGATATGTGGTGGTTAGATGGCTCCCTTCTCTTTATTATTGGCTTTTTCTTATTTGGTCCTCAAATGATGATAGGATTAGCAGCTGCTGAGCTATCACATAAAAAAGCTGCAGGTACTGCTAGCGGCTTTGCAGGATGGTTTGCTTATTTCGGAGCAGCGTTTGCAGGTTATCCATTAGGAAAAATAGCTCAAGATTGGGGTTGGAGAGGTTTCTTTATTGCCCTTCTAGGCTGTGCTTTACTTGCTTTGGTTTTATTCCTTCCTACATGGAATGCCTCAGAGAGAAGTTTACAAACTAGAAAATAA
- the hisS gene encoding histidine--tRNA ligase: MKVALPKGVFDIFPYITDAKHMWRNTSLWHRVEDVIHDVCSLYGFSEIRTPVFEKSEVFLHVGEQSDIVKKEMYTFLDKKGRSLTLRPEGTAPIVRSFIDNPMNQRDDNKFYYILPMFRYERQQSGRYRQHHQFGVEALGVRHPLRDAEILALLWHFYSAVGLQHMQVQLNFLGGEATRKRYDKILREYFHDHLSSLSSLSKERFNTNLLRILDSKEPEDQEIIKSAPPILDYISDDDHKYFDEILSALRDLNISYDINPRLVRGLDYYTDVVFEAVTTYGGHSYALGGGGRYDGLIASSGGLSTPACGFGIGLERVIQTLLAQGNFTPLSSHKLRLIPVEPQADSFCFVWAQHLRSLGIPTEVDWTHKKLKTALKIADAEKATFVCPVGERELVSEQLTVKNMSLHKEFSGSKQEVEQRLLYEIQNTSL; the protein is encoded by the coding sequence GTGAAAGTAGCTTTGCCCAAAGGGGTGTTCGATATATTCCCTTACATTACGGATGCGAAACATATGTGGAGAAACACTTCTCTATGGCATCGGGTCGAGGATGTGATTCATGACGTATGTAGTTTATACGGGTTTTCAGAAATTCGTACGCCTGTTTTTGAAAAGTCGGAAGTCTTTTTACATGTCGGAGAACAAAGTGACATTGTAAAAAAAGAAATGTATACCTTTCTGGATAAGAAAGGACGGTCATTGACATTGCGTCCTGAAGGGACTGCCCCCATCGTGCGCTCGTTCATAGATAACCCTATGAATCAACGTGATGACAATAAGTTTTATTATATTCTGCCTATGTTCCGTTATGAAAGGCAGCAGTCAGGAAGGTATCGTCAGCATCATCAGTTTGGGGTAGAAGCTCTAGGGGTACGTCATCCTCTTCGCGATGCTGAAATTCTTGCTTTACTTTGGCATTTTTATTCTGCTGTGGGTTTGCAACACATGCAAGTTCAATTGAACTTTTTAGGTGGAGAGGCCACACGCAAACGCTACGATAAGATTTTGCGAGAATACTTCCATGATCATTTAAGTTCTTTATCTTCGTTAAGTAAAGAACGGTTTAATACAAATCTATTGAGGATATTGGATTCTAAAGAGCCAGAAGATCAAGAGATTATCAAATCTGCACCACCCATTCTTGACTATATTTCTGATGATGATCACAAATATTTTGATGAAATTCTTTCTGCTTTAAGGGATTTAAACATTTCATATGATATTAACCCAAGGCTTGTGCGTGGTTTAGATTACTATACTGATGTAGTTTTTGAAGCTGTCACGACATATGGAGGTCATTCCTATGCTTTGGGAGGAGGAGGGCGCTATGACGGCCTAATTGCTTCTTCTGGAGGGCTATCAACTCCTGCTTGTGGTTTTGGAATTGGTTTAGAGAGAGTGATTCAGACTTTATTGGCTCAAGGGAATTTCACACCGCTATCCTCTCACAAATTGCGTTTGATCCCGGTTGAGCCGCAAGCCGACTCTTTTTGTTTTGTTTGGGCACAGCACTTACGTAGCTTAGGCATCCCTACAGAAGTGGATTGGACACATAAGAAATTAAAAACTGCTTTAAAAATAGCAGATGCGGAGAAAGCCACTTTTGTTTGTCCCGTGGGAGAAAGAGAGTTGGTTTCAGAGCAATTGACAGTTAAAAATATGTCTTTGCACAAAGAGTTCTCTGGTTCAAAGCAAGAGGTAGAGCAAAGGTTGCTATATGAAATACAGAACACATCGTTGTAA
- a CDS encoding DUF2709 domain-containing protein: MNISGSIKQKLLQFLGKQKAPELLATYLFYLEQALNINPVVFVRDKIIFKTPEDAIRILEEDKKVWRETEIQICSGKPEVNEQTKRIYICPFTGKVFADNVYADPQDAIYDWLSSCPQNTERQSGVRVKRFLVSDDPNMIKEYIAPPKEPIVKTVFASAITGKLFHSLPALIEDFTSSYLRPMTLEEVQNQNKFQLEGTFLSLLQDALVEDKIAEFIESLADDTAFHVYISQWVDTEE; the protein is encoded by the coding sequence ATGAATATTTCTGGAAGTATCAAACAGAAACTTCTCCAGTTTTTGGGAAAACAAAAAGCACCAGAATTGTTGGCTACGTATCTATTTTACCTAGAACAAGCTTTAAATATAAATCCTGTGGTTTTTGTCCGCGACAAAATAATTTTTAAAACTCCAGAAGATGCCATTCGAATTCTCGAGGAAGATAAAAAGGTTTGGCGCGAAACAGAGATACAAATTTGCTCTGGGAAACCAGAAGTTAACGAACAGACAAAAAGAATCTATATATGTCCTTTCACTGGGAAAGTATTTGCCGATAACGTGTATGCCGATCCTCAAGATGCTATTTACGATTGGCTGTCATCCTGTCCTCAAAACACAGAGCGTCAAAGTGGTGTGCGCGTAAAGCGTTTCCTTGTGTCCGATGACCCAAATATGATCAAAGAGTATATCGCTCCTCCTAAAGAGCCAATTGTTAAAACTGTTTTTGCTTCTGCTATCACGGGAAAGCTTTTCCACAGTTTACCAGCACTTATAGAAGACTTTACCTCTTCATACTTGCGTCCGATGACGTTGGAAGAAGTACAAAATCAAAACAAGTTTCAATTGGAAGGTACTTTCTTATCTTTACTACAAGATGCTCTCGTGGAAGACAAAATTGCTGAGTTTATCGAAAGCTTGGCGGATGATACAGCCTTTCATGTGTATATTAGTCAATGGGTAGATACAGAAGAGTAA
- the aspS gene encoding aspartate--tRNA ligase, which translates to MKYRTHRCNELSLSNVGERVRVSGWVHRYRNHGGVVFIDLRDRFGITQIVCREDEKPELHQLVDSVRSEWVLSIEGTVCRRLEGMENANLATGEIEVDIEKVEILSKAKNLPFSISDDHIHVNEELRLEYRYLDMRRGQILDRLVCRHKVMMACRQYMDKQGFTEVVTPILGKSTPEGARDYLVPSRIYPGSFYALPQSPQLFKQILMVGGLDRYFQIATCFRDEDLRADRQPEFAQIDIEMSFATPNDLFPIIEQLVVEMFAVQGIKIDLPLPRMTYQEAKDLYGTDKPDLRFGLQLHDCREHAKEFSFSIFLDQLAQGGTIKGFCVPGGADISRKQLDVYTEFVKRYGAMGLVWIKKQENGIASNVAKFASEAVFQAMFADFGAEDNDILLLIAAPEDVANQSLDHLRRLIAKERNLYNESQYNCVWITDFPLFAKEDGKICSEHHPFTSPLDEDIPLLDKDPLSVRSSSYDLVLNGYEIASGSQRIHNADLQNKIFSILELSPESIKEKFGFFIDALSFGTPPHLGIALGLDRIMMVLTGAEGIREVIAFPKTQKAADLMMDAPSKIMTSQLKELNIKVTS; encoded by the coding sequence ATGAAATACAGAACACATCGTTGTAATGAATTATCCCTAAGCAATGTAGGAGAACGTGTCCGTGTATCTGGATGGGTACATCGTTATCGTAATCACGGGGGAGTCGTTTTTATAGACTTGCGAGATCGTTTTGGTATCACACAGATAGTGTGTCGTGAGGACGAAAAACCTGAATTACACCAGTTAGTTGATTCTGTACGTTCAGAGTGGGTTTTATCCATAGAGGGAACGGTATGCCGACGTTTAGAAGGCATGGAAAATGCGAATTTAGCCACAGGGGAGATTGAGGTAGATATTGAAAAAGTAGAGATCTTATCGAAAGCCAAAAACCTTCCTTTTTCTATATCAGATGATCATATTCACGTTAATGAAGAGTTGCGTCTAGAGTACCGTTATCTAGATATGCGTAGAGGCCAAATTTTAGATCGATTAGTCTGTCGTCATAAAGTGATGATGGCTTGTCGTCAGTATATGGATAAACAGGGTTTTACCGAGGTAGTCACGCCAATTTTAGGTAAATCTACTCCCGAAGGAGCTCGAGACTATCTTGTCCCTTCTAGGATATATCCCGGAAGTTTTTATGCTTTGCCTCAGTCGCCACAATTGTTTAAACAAATTCTTATGGTGGGAGGGCTCGATCGGTATTTCCAAATAGCCACTTGTTTCAGAGATGAAGATCTTCGAGCTGACCGTCAGCCCGAATTTGCTCAGATTGATATTGAAATGAGTTTCGCTACTCCTAATGATCTTTTCCCTATAATTGAACAGTTAGTAGTAGAGATGTTTGCTGTTCAAGGAATTAAAATCGACCTCCCATTACCGAGAATGACATATCAAGAAGCTAAAGATTTATATGGTACAGATAAACCAGATCTGCGATTTGGTTTGCAGCTTCATGATTGTCGGGAACATGCAAAAGAGTTTTCCTTCTCTATATTTTTAGATCAGCTTGCTCAAGGAGGCACAATAAAAGGTTTTTGTGTGCCTGGTGGAGCAGATATTTCTCGTAAGCAGCTTGATGTTTACACGGAATTTGTCAAGCGTTACGGTGCTATGGGATTGGTTTGGATTAAGAAACAAGAGAATGGTATCGCTTCTAATGTAGCGAAATTTGCTTCTGAAGCAGTATTTCAAGCAATGTTTGCTGATTTTGGGGCTGAAGATAATGATATCCTACTTTTGATAGCGGCTCCAGAAGATGTGGCCAATCAATCTTTAGATCATTTACGTAGATTGATAGCTAAAGAGCGCAACTTGTACAATGAATCGCAATACAACTGTGTTTGGATCACAGATTTTCCTTTATTTGCTAAAGAAGATGGGAAAATATGCTCAGAGCATCATCCATTCACCTCACCTTTAGATGAGGATATTCCTTTGTTGGACAAAGATCCTTTATCGGTACGATCTTCCAGTTATGACCTAGTTCTTAACGGATATGAAATCGCTTCAGGGTCACAACGTATCCATAACGCAGATTTACAAAATAAAATATTTTCTATTTTAGAGTTATCACCAGAGAGTATAAAAGAAAAATTCGGCTTCTTTATCGATGCTCTGAGTTTTGGGACGCCTCCACATTTAGGAATTGCTTTAGGTTTAGATCGTATTATGATGGTATTAACGGGGGCAGAAGGTATTAGAGAAGTCATAGCTTTCCCAAAAACTCAGAAAGCTGCAGATTTGATGATGGATGCTCCTTCGAAAATTATGACTTCCCAATTAAAAGAGCTAAATATTAAGGTAACTTCTTAA
- a CDS encoding FKBP-type peptidyl-prolyl cis-trans isomerase has translation MKKQWYLIIITMVVSFSIASCNQSTPNENSKTQVEEESTASDSQLSVNQQISRTFGHLLARQLHKSEDIVMDIAEVAKGLQAELECKSAPLTESEYEEKMAEIQQLVFEKKAKENLSLAEKFLQENKKNAGVVEVQVGKLQYRIVKEGTGKAISGKPSALLHYKGSFINGQVFSSSEANKEPILLPLAQTIPGFSLGMQGMKEGETRILYIHPDLAYGTSGQLPPNSLLIFEINLIETTEDTVALRDIEDKNTAS, from the coding sequence ATGAAAAAACAATGGTATTTAATTATAATAACAATGGTTGTGTCCTTTTCCATTGCTTCCTGTAATCAGAGTACTCCAAATGAGAACTCTAAAACACAAGTTGAGGAGGAAAGCACTGCCAGTGATTCACAACTTTCTGTAAATCAACAGATATCGCGTACTTTTGGTCATTTGTTAGCACGACAATTACACAAATCAGAGGATATCGTCATGGATATCGCTGAAGTTGCTAAAGGATTGCAGGCTGAATTAGAATGTAAAAGCGCACCTTTAACTGAATCCGAATATGAGGAGAAAATGGCAGAAATACAACAATTGGTTTTCGAGAAAAAAGCAAAAGAGAACCTCTCCCTAGCTGAAAAATTCTTACAAGAAAATAAGAAGAATGCAGGTGTCGTAGAAGTACAAGTTGGTAAATTACAGTACCGTATCGTTAAAGAAGGAACCGGGAAAGCTATATCAGGAAAACCTTCAGCACTCCTTCATTACAAAGGGAGTTTTATCAATGGTCAAGTCTTCAGCAGCTCTGAAGCTAATAAAGAGCCTATTCTTCTTCCTTTAGCACAAACAATTCCAGGATTTTCTTTAGGAATGCAGGGAATGAAGGAAGGTGAAACTCGTATTCTCTACATTCACCCCGACCTTGCCTACGGAACTTCTGGCCAATTGCCTCCCAACTCTTTGTTGATTTTCGAAATTAATTTAATTGAAACTACAGAAGATACTGTAGCATTACGAGATATAGAGGACAAAAACACAGCTTCATGA
- the dnaE gene encoding DNA polymerase III subunit alpha has translation MTWIPLHCHSQYSILDATSSIKSFVAKAKEYQIPSLALTDHGNLYGAIEFYKECQQNDIKPIIGCEIYVAPSSRFDKKKEKKSRVANHLILLCKNELGYRNLCLLSSLAFTEGFYYFPRIDRDLLSQHAEGLICLSACLSGSVAQAALESEEALEKDLRWYQNLFGEDFYSEIQLHKMSEEKIASLGEEWLKHEYYQFIDSQTKVNQAVLDASKRLGIRSVATNDIHYIHADDWLAHEILLNVQLGETIRIAKQNTYIPNPKRKTFRSREYYFKSPEEMAMLFADHPETITNTLEVADKCNLELNLSSKHYPIYVPDFLKDKPNYTEEERYAASSAFLRELCEKGLSTKYTPEKLAHISKKFPDRDPLELVKERLEMEMSIIIPKGMCDYLLIVWDIIYWAKDNGIPVGPGRGSGAGSVMLFLLGITEIEPIRFDLFFERFINPERLSYPDIDIDICMAGRERVINYAIERHGKDNVAQIITFGTMKAKMAVKDVGRTLDVALSKVNHIAKHIPELNTTLAKALETDPHLNELYTNDAEAAQVIDMAMRLEGSIRNTGVHAAGVIICGDRLTNHIPICISKDSTMITTQFSMKPVESVGMLKVDFLGLKTLTSIHIAIRAIEKKTGKLLEMASLPLDDKTTFALLHQGKTMGIFQMESKGMQELAKNLRPDSFEEIIAIGALYRPGPMDMIPSFINRKHGKEIIEYDHPLMESILKETYGIMVYQEQVMQIAGSLASYSLGEGDVLRRAMGKKDIDQMLKERTRFCERACKNGIDADLATTIFDKMEKFASYGFNKSHAAAYGLITYTTAYLKANYPREWLAALLTSDSDDIEKVGKLIHEAHSMDICILPPDINESGTDFVATDKGIRFAMGAIRGIGKGLVESIIEEREKHGPYQSIQDFIQRSDLKKVTKKHTENLIDAGCFDVFEPDRDVAQATLESLYDSISKEKKEAATGVMTFFSLNTMNQKHPITLTPAADVVRRSKKEILKKEKELLGIYLTEHPMDAVKDILPRLSVVSPGEFDNLPHGAVIRTIFIIDKVTTRISSKGQRKFALLRVSDGVDSYELPIWPEMYAEQQELLEEDRLIYAILSIDKRSESLRLSCRWMRDLSLINEDLIQECDDMFDKIKSQMQKMSYLNLETNKDANQRKTSTMSKSTDHKSQVPTVKLSLDLEQLRHSHLCTLKQIIRKYPGSRALSLVFTKNNERVASISPDSDYFVAEDTSGLQKDLENSQLPVRFIAV, from the coding sequence GTGACTTGGATACCTCTTCATTGTCATTCTCAATACTCTATTCTAGATGCTACAAGCTCTATTAAGAGCTTTGTAGCAAAAGCAAAAGAGTATCAAATTCCTTCCTTAGCGTTAACAGATCATGGGAATCTCTACGGAGCGATTGAGTTTTACAAAGAGTGCCAACAAAACGATATTAAGCCTATTATTGGCTGTGAAATCTACGTCGCTCCTTCATCACGTTTTGATAAAAAGAAAGAGAAAAAAAGCCGCGTTGCCAATCACCTCATTCTGTTATGTAAAAACGAACTAGGCTATCGTAATCTTTGTCTATTATCTTCCTTAGCTTTTACTGAAGGGTTTTATTATTTTCCTAGAATAGACAGGGACCTTCTTAGCCAACATGCTGAGGGGTTAATTTGTTTATCCGCGTGTCTTTCTGGTTCTGTAGCACAAGCGGCATTAGAATCAGAAGAGGCTCTAGAAAAAGATCTCCGCTGGTATCAAAATTTATTCGGGGAAGATTTTTACAGTGAAATCCAACTGCATAAAATGTCTGAGGAGAAAATAGCTTCTCTGGGTGAAGAATGGTTGAAACATGAGTATTATCAGTTTATTGATTCCCAAACAAAGGTAAATCAAGCTGTATTAGATGCAAGTAAACGTTTAGGCATTCGATCGGTAGCTACAAACGATATTCACTATATTCATGCTGATGATTGGTTAGCTCATGAGATTCTCCTCAATGTCCAACTAGGAGAAACCATAAGGATAGCAAAGCAGAATACCTATATCCCCAACCCCAAGAGAAAAACTTTCCGTAGTAGGGAATATTATTTTAAATCCCCTGAAGAAATGGCAATGTTATTTGCCGATCATCCTGAAACGATTACTAATACTTTAGAAGTTGCTGATAAGTGCAACCTAGAATTAAATCTTTCAAGCAAACACTACCCTATTTATGTTCCTGATTTTTTAAAAGATAAGCCAAACTATACTGAAGAAGAGCGTTACGCAGCTTCTTCAGCTTTTCTTCGAGAACTTTGTGAAAAAGGCTTGTCCACAAAATACACTCCAGAAAAGCTTGCTCATATCTCAAAAAAATTCCCTGATCGCGATCCCTTAGAATTAGTCAAAGAACGCTTAGAAATGGAAATGTCTATCATCATTCCTAAAGGGATGTGTGACTACCTACTGATCGTTTGGGACATCATCTATTGGGCAAAAGATAATGGTATTCCTGTAGGTCCTGGTCGTGGTTCTGGAGCAGGCTCTGTTATGTTATTCCTATTGGGAATCACAGAAATAGAACCTATTCGTTTTGACTTATTCTTTGAGAGATTCATTAACCCAGAAAGGTTATCCTATCCTGATATCGATATCGATATCTGTATGGCAGGACGTGAACGCGTTATTAACTATGCAATAGAACGTCATGGGAAAGATAACGTTGCCCAGATCATTACTTTTGGAACTATGAAAGCCAAAATGGCTGTAAAAGATGTGGGTAGAACTTTAGATGTTGCCCTTTCTAAGGTTAACCACATTGCCAAGCATATTCCAGAGCTGAATACTACGTTAGCAAAAGCCTTAGAAACAGACCCTCACCTAAACGAATTGTATACCAACGATGCTGAAGCGGCTCAAGTTATCGACATGGCAATGCGTCTAGAAGGATCTATCCGCAATACAGGAGTGCATGCTGCTGGAGTGATCATCTGTGGAGATCGCCTAACGAATCACATACCCATTTGTATTTCTAAAGACTCTACCATGATCACCACACAATTTTCCATGAAGCCGGTGGAAAGTGTAGGCATGCTTAAAGTAGACTTCTTAGGATTAAAAACCCTAACTAGTATCCACATAGCCATTCGTGCAATCGAAAAGAAAACGGGAAAGTTATTAGAGATGGCATCTCTACCCCTAGATGACAAAACGACATTTGCTCTTTTGCATCAAGGGAAGACTATGGGTATATTCCAAATGGAATCCAAAGGAATGCAGGAATTAGCAAAAAATCTCCGTCCTGATTCTTTTGAAGAAATCATAGCGATAGGTGCTTTGTATCGTCCAGGTCCTATGGACATGATTCCCTCATTCATCAACCGAAAGCACGGGAAAGAGATCATAGAATATGATCACCCCTTGATGGAGAGCATTCTCAAAGAAACCTATGGGATTATGGTTTATCAAGAGCAAGTTATGCAAATTGCCGGCTCTTTAGCAAGCTACTCCTTGGGAGAGGGTGATGTCTTACGTCGTGCTATGGGGAAAAAAGACATCGATCAAATGCTCAAAGAGCGAACAAGATTTTGTGAACGAGCATGCAAAAATGGTATTGATGCTGATCTAGCAACGACTATTTTTGATAAAATGGAAAAGTTTGCTTCTTATGGATTTAATAAATCTCATGCGGCTGCTTATGGGTTAATCACTTATACAACTGCATATCTCAAAGCGAACTATCCTAGAGAATGGTTGGCAGCTCTTCTTACCAGTGATTCTGACGATATTGAAAAGGTAGGGAAACTGATCCATGAAGCGCATAGCATGGATATCTGTATCCTTCCTCCTGATATCAATGAATCCGGAACTGATTTTGTTGCTACAGATAAGGGCATTCGTTTTGCTATGGGGGCCATCCGAGGTATAGGGAAGGGCCTTGTAGAAAGTATTATAGAAGAGAGAGAGAAACACGGTCCTTATCAAAGTATTCAAGATTTTATTCAACGCTCTGATTTAAAAAAAGTTACTAAAAAACATACAGAAAACTTAATTGATGCGGGATGTTTTGATGTTTTTGAACCAGATAGAGACGTCGCTCAAGCAACTTTAGAATCCCTATACGATAGTATATCTAAAGAAAAGAAAGAGGCAGCTACTGGTGTCATGACCTTCTTTTCTTTAAATACTATGAATCAAAAACATCCTATCACCTTAACTCCTGCAGCTGATGTTGTCCGTAGATCAAAAAAAGAAATACTTAAGAAGGAAAAAGAACTTTTAGGGATCTACCTTACTGAGCACCCCATGGATGCTGTTAAAGATATTTTACCTCGGCTTTCGGTGGTAAGTCCTGGAGAATTTGACAATCTCCCTCATGGAGCAGTAATTCGGACAATATTTATTATTGATAAGGTAACGACACGGATTTCCTCAAAAGGCCAAAGAAAATTTGCTTTATTACGTGTTAGCGATGGCGTAGATTCTTATGAACTGCCGATATGGCCAGAAATGTATGCTGAGCAGCAAGAGCTTCTAGAAGAAGATCGTTTAATTTACGCTATTTTATCTATTGATAAACGTAGCGAATCTCTACGCTTATCTTGCCGATGGATGAGAGACCTGTCTCTTATTAATGAAGATCTCATTCAAGAATGCGACGATATGTTTGATAAAATCAAAAGTCAAATGCAGAAAATGTCGTATTTAAATTTAGAAACTAATAAAGACGCGAATCAGAGGAAAACATCAACCATGTCAAAGTCTACTGATCACAAGTCTCAGGTGCCCACAGTTAAGCTATCTTTAGATCTTGAGCAACTACGCCATAGCCACTTATGTACGTTAAAACAAATCATTCGCAAATATCCTGGATCTCGCGCACTCTCTCTAGTTTTTACCAAAAATAATGAACGTGTAGCCTCTATCTCTCCGGACTCTGATTATTTTGTCGCTGAAGATACTAGTGGTCTTCAAAAAGATTTGGAAAATTCCCAACTTCCTGTTCGATTCATTGCTGTTTAA
- the trxA gene encoding thioredoxin, whose translation MVKVVSAENFNSFISSGLVLIDFFAEWCGPCKMLTPVLESLAAEVPSVLIGKVNIDDSPAPAEQYGVSSIPTLILFKDGKEVDRSVGLKDKDALIKMINQHS comes from the coding sequence ATGGTCAAAGTTGTATCCGCTGAAAATTTCAATTCCTTCATTTCCTCGGGCCTAGTGCTTATAGATTTTTTTGCTGAATGGTGTGGTCCTTGCAAAATGCTCACTCCCGTATTAGAGAGTCTTGCAGCAGAGGTACCTTCGGTACTCATTGGGAAAGTAAATATTGATGACAGTCCTGCTCCAGCAGAACAGTACGGAGTTTCTTCAATCCCAACTTTAATTTTATTCAAAGACGGAAAAGAAGTAGACCGTTCAGTTGGATTAAAAGATAAGGATGCATTAATTAAAATGATTAATCAGCACTCTTAA
- a CDS encoding tRNA (cytidine(34)-2'-O)-methyltransferase codes for MKVVLYQPDIPQNTGNIGRTCIALGAELILVRPLGFSLLDKFVKRAGMDYWDKVNLSVVDSLDEVLSGVDEDKVFCLSTKGTQYYGDVFLPMDGVYVFGSESKGLPEEVLKKYHNHTYYLPMKPGIRSLNLATTVGVVLFEAVRQNNQSACIRTGN; via the coding sequence ATGAAGGTAGTTCTTTATCAGCCTGATATTCCCCAAAACACGGGGAATATAGGAAGGACTTGTATAGCTCTAGGTGCTGAATTGATTTTAGTGAGGCCCCTAGGGTTTTCTTTATTAGATAAATTTGTTAAACGCGCGGGGATGGATTACTGGGATAAGGTCAATCTGTCTGTTGTTGATTCCTTAGATGAAGTGTTGTCAGGTGTCGATGAAGATAAGGTCTTCTGTCTTTCAACTAAAGGCACACAATACTACGGTGATGTTTTTCTCCCTATGGATGGCGTGTACGTGTTTGGCTCTGAGTCCAAAGGTTTGCCGGAAGAAGTATTAAAAAAGTACCACAACCACACGTATTACTTGCCTATGAAACCTGGAATCAGATCTTTAAACTTGGCAACCACCGTGGGTGTAGTACTTTTTGAAGCAGTTCGACAAAATAATCAAAGTGCGTGTATCCGTACTGGAAATTAA